From Eremothecium sinecaudum strain ATCC 58844 chromosome III, complete sequence:
CTTTTCATAGTTATCGGTTTACCGTTGAGAATTGCGGGCCCGGTGGGGTCGTTGTTAGCCTATATTTTTATGGGTACCGTGGTGTACTCTATCACACAGTCGTTGGGTGAGATGGCGACATTTATTCCGGTTACTTCTTCAGTGACCGTATTCTCGAAGAGGTTTTTGTCACCTGCTCTTGGAGTTGCTAACGGATATATGTACTGGTTTAACTGGGCTATTACGTACGCGGTCGAACTTTCCGTGGTCGGACAGATTATTCAGTACTGGACTAAGGCCGTGCCTTTGTCTGGGTGGATTTTAATTTTCTGGTCGTTAACTACTCTTGTCAACTTCTTCCCGGTGCGGTACTATGGTGAAATTGAGTTCTGGGTAGCGTCGGTGAAGGTTCTCGCGATTGTGGGGTACTTGTTTTATGCGTTTATCATGGTTTGCGGCGGCGGTAATGAAGGTCCGATTGGATTCCGTTATTGGAGAAATCCTGGTCCATGGGGTACCGGAATGATCTCAGGTAATTTACCCGAGGCCAGGTTCCTAGGTTGGGTTTCAGCGCTAATCAAGGCTGCATTCACCTATCAAGGTACCGAGTTAGTCGGTATTTCCGCCGGTGAATCTAAGAATCCTCGTAAGACTGTACCACGGGCTATTAACAAAGTGTTTTTcagaattctattcttCTACATTTTGTCGTTATTCTTCATAGGATTGTTAGTGCCATATGACCACCCCAGTTTACCAGACTTGGACGATGGGGACACTGATGTGAACTCTTCTCCTTTTGTCATTTCCATCGGAAACGCCGGTACCAAGATATTACCtgatatttttaatgcTGTTATCGTTCTTACCGTCGTCTCTGCAGCAAATTCCAATGTTTATGTTGGTTCCAGAGTGTTCTATTCGTTGGCTTTGGCTGGTAATGCTCCTAAGTTCATGGCCTCCGTCACTAGACATGGTGTACCTTACTACGGTGTCTTGCTAACATCGCTGATGGGTCTGATGTCTTTCCTAGTGGTTAACAATAACGCTAAGGTTGCTTTCAATTGGTTGGTGAATATTTCTACGTTAGCAGGGTTATGTGCTTggttttttatttctttaTCTCACATCAGATTCATGCAATGTTTAAAACAACGTGGTATCTCTCGTGATGACTTGCCGTTCAAGGCTAAATTTATGCCTTTTGCTGCATACTACGCTCTATTTTTCGTCAcatttattatttttatccAAGGTTACACTGCCTTTTCTCCATCCTTTGATGTTACCAGTTTCTTCACATCTTACATATCCCTAATGTTATTGGCGGTCGTATTTTCGATATCTCAAATATACTACAAATGTAGATTCCTATGGAAGCTAGAAGACATAGACATAGATTCTGATAGGCGAGAGATCGATGCTGTTGTATGGGAAGAAAGTGAGCCTAAGAACATATGGGACAAGTTCTGGCTTGCAGTCGCATAGAAAGCTGATAGAAAAATCTCGGACCACATATTTGATGACTACACTTATTCTTCTACATTACTCTACTTTTATTGAACGTTAAATGAAGTATTTCTGATCACTTGATACTACGAACACCTATGCAACGGACGCAAATTTTTTTGTTGTAATATAATTATACAAAGATCCTTTATGATACAATGAGATCTATAATAGGACAGCTAGTCATATAAGCATTGCGAGCAGCTGACTAACTTCTTGATTGTGAGGTTATCAACCTGAGGATTTAGTAGCCTTCGTATAAAATgatataataatatttttaaataACCCTATATTATCTGCTTGCCACTTGTTATTCATAGTACTAGAAAAGAATATATCGAAAGAATCTGGTATCTCCATACTTCAATTTAGGATTTCATTTCATCCAGGTTAGCCCAATATTGCATTAATTATTATACTTGGAAAAGATTGTATTATTGCGTTGTATTTTAGGCGTTAATAAATTGCGGTCTTACGGGAGTTATTAATAGAATAGAAACCCTTATAAAATTTGTGAACTATGGTAGAGCAGGATAAGGAAGATCCGCCTGAGGGGAATTTAGAAGATCAGGAAGAAATTCTACCTCCTGGATCAAATGAATTACTGCTGAAGTTTATGAATTCTGCACATTTTACAATCTATCATCATATTGAATACTTGGCACGTTATGCATACAATATTGGAATACATCATTACATTTGTCAGAAGTTGTTGACCTTTCCTCATACCGAGTTGCAGTTTTATATTCCGCAGCTTGTCCAAGTGCTGTTAACTGTGGAAACTGAATCTATGGCACTAGAGGAACTACTCTTAAAACTAAGTGGTGAAAACCCTCATTTTGCGCTATTGACATACTGGCAACTGCATGCACTTTTGTCTGATCTCGCAACAGATCCTGAATCTTATGGATTCCAAGTTGCTCGTCGGGTAATTAATAAGTTACAACTCGTACTTTGCAGCACCACGTCTATTACGCAAGAGTCTAAAATTAACGAGAACTTACATCCTGCAATAATTCTGAGTAGCGTTGTGCTTGGGTCAACTGTATGTCCTGCATTACCTTCCTATATGAAGCATATAATTGAGTCACAAGGTAGACGGCAGAGGAGCCATGTCTTTAAATTAGCAAAGAATGTGGTAAGAAACATGGCAAGAAATCTATCGCTGCAGAACACCATAGGCCAGCGCACTTCTGTTAATGGTAAGAAAACATCTGCATCACCAATAGATATTGTAGATACCTCTAAAACTAAGGAAGATGCcatgtttaaaaaacggAAGGAGAAGTTAGTTCCTGCTTTGGATTTTGATATTGTAGATAATATCGGCGACCGACTTTTTAAGGATAAACTATCGAATTCTATTGTCATGCCTAAAAGAAGGCAAAAAATAACAGACAAGTCATACGTGCATAAGTTATACAAGTCCAGTGCCTCGCATAGAAGGAGTGTTTCTGCCGATGAGTATACCAATTCCATGCCTAATTTGCACATTAATCACATGTCTAGTCCATCGCTATCTACTAGCGAAAAAAGAAAATCTTTTGATGGACATACCAATGATGCTTCAAGTCACGCAGAAGTAACCTGTAAACCTAAAGATCATAATCGCAAGAGTTCTAACAACAATCCGAACATGTATAAGTTGAAACCTTCAAATATGTCCACGACTCAAAAAATCAAGATCTTGAAGGCGCACTACTTCCGATGTGAAATGCAATTTGTTATTGCTTTAGAAACTATTTCAAGGAAACTGTTACAGGTTCCTAGAGAAGCTCGTTTAACGTCATTGAGAGCCGAGTTATCTATTATGAACAGAGATCTTCCAGCGGAGGTCGATATACCAATTATATTGCCTCCAAATAAGAAAGGTAAACTGCATAGAATTGTTAACATAGCTGCTAATGAGGCGCAAGTGTTGAATTCTGCAGAAAAAGTGCCGTTTTTGTTATACATTGAATATTTAAGGGATGATATGGATTTTGATCCCTGTAGCCCAGCGAGTGATTCTCTCCTTAGGGAACGGGCAGATGATGGTGGTTTCATATTTGATTTAAGCTATATGacaaataataatgaaaacCAGGAACTCGTTGGTGCATCAAATGACGCAGGAAGTATAGTATCTACTCCAGAAACTCCTACAACAAGAAAAGAGATGGACCTCGGGGATATGTCAATGGTAAAGGTCACAGAACAATCTGAGACAGATGAGTATAAACGTGAAGCTCTAATTAGGAAGGCGACTAGCATACCAGCCATGCAGTCGGAGTCCAATATGCGCAGTGCAGAATTAGATTTTGTCTCCAAGTTTGACATTATTACGGGACAGTTATCCAATACCAACATAAATGAGCCCAATTCTGTTCCAGAAGATTTGGCAACGCAGATGCGTATATCTGCTATGATGTTAGCTCAATTAGATAAATCACCACAGCAATTTAGTGACACTGCAAACCAGATAAGGTCTAAGATTATTGCTTCAATGCAGGAAGTCCAGGATCGCTTCGGATACTACGATTTGGATGGTGTTCACGATATGGCGGGGGAACGTAGATTGGAAAATGATCTTAAAACCGGTGGTTTGATAACTACTGATAGAAAGCACACAACTTACCTAGGTGAGGATTGGACAacaaagaaagaaaagatcAAAAAGTCCTCTCAGTATGGTCAACTTGAGAACTGGGACTTGTGTTCTGTCATTGCCAAGTCAGGCGATGATTTACGTCAGGAAGCTTTTGCATGCCAACTCATTCAAGCCATGGCCACAATATGGAATAAAGAGAAAACTGATGTTTGGGTTAAGCGGATGAAGATACTGATAACCAGCGCTAATACCGGTCTAGTAGAAACAATTACAAACGCATTGTCGATTCATAGTATTAAGAAGTCTTTGACTAAACAAATGATAGAAGAAGGAGAGTTGAGTGAAAAGGGTTCAATCGCTACCTTAACCGACCATTTTGTTCGGTCATTTGGCGACAAGAATAGCTTCAAGTATAAACGAGCCCAAGATAATTTTGCATCGAGCTTGGCAGCCTATTCAATTATTTGTTACATCCTTCAGATAAAAGATAGGCATAATGGTAACATCATGGTGGACAGCGAAGGGCATGTAGTCCATATCGATTTTGGTTTCATGCTCTCCAATTCTCCAGGATCGGTAGGCTTCGAGGCTGCTCCATTTAAACTAACACAAGAATATGTGGATCTTTTGGGCGGTTTAGACGCAGATCCATATAAGAAGTTTGTACGTCTACTTAAAGACGCATTTAAGGCACTAAGAAAACACGCCGACATGATCGTTAGCATGTGTGAGGTTATGCAAAAAGATAACACTCAACCATGCTTTAACACAGGCGATCAAACAAGTGTTCAATTGAGACAACGATTCCATACAGAATTAACCGAAGAAGAGTGTGACGACTTTGTCGAAAACTTCCTAGTGGCGAAGTCCTTGGGCAGTATTTATACACGTCTTTATGATCAATTCCAACTAATGTCACAGGGGATCTATACCTAATTCTTCGAATTGATAGTCATCCTTAATACGTCATTTATGTTATATAACGCTCATTTGATTTCTCTAAAAATTTAACCATTAAGCATAACTTTTATCTAATATCTAGAAGACCGCTGGTTACAACACCAATTTGGCCTTACATTCGTGTATctgttacccggccttTAAACAGATTCTAGAATGAATTTTACATGCGCGAAAATCATTCTCTGcatattaaaaaattaccTTTCGTATTCTAATTGGCTGAGGGGTGGTTCGAATTTCTTTTATAAAACTTCATTTCGTTAACCTGATGACTTAGAGTGAGAATACGTAAACATATGTTATAAGATAGACAATTAGATATCGCTTTAGCATATCCAATTTTAACTTGTTAAAATCGTACTATCCAATTTAATTCCCTAACATTGAGGTTATAGCGTTATATTACGATTTGCAGGTTTATCAAACAATTTTACTACTATAATTCCTGTTTCCACATGTTAAGAACCAATTTAATAAAGCTTGAGAGTCGGTTAGCATGTATTCAAACTCTCCATAGAAGACTTCAGTCGCAACTTTCAGTTAAAGTGAAAGTACGCTCGAGGGATCTGTCTTCGTGTGATAATATTACAACTTTAAAGAGTGACTTAAACGGAGAAAGCAGGATTCCAAGTGAAGAAGTTATACAATTAGCTTTCATGCAGCATGGTTTGAAGAAAACTAGTAAATTAATCTCGAAGTTTTCAAATTACCGCGAGAATTTTAACAAATTTCCTCCTAATTATGCTTCTAACCAGCTACTAAAGATCGACAGTGAGAATGAAAAGGAATTGCATGAAATAATGTCGCATTTTAAAGCCCCAGTACGCTATGCATTTGGTTACGGCTCAGGAGTATTTCATCAAGCCAACTATGATCTGAAGGTTGACAAGCCACAAATCGACCTTATATTTGGGGTCAATCATCCCGAACACTTTCACTCATTGAATATGCGTCAAAATCCCGACCACTACTCCTCAATGAAGTATTTTGGCTCCTCTATTGTGGCGAACTTCCAGGAAATCGGTGCTGGCATTTATTTCAATCCTTACGTAAATATCCGTGGCCATGAAGTTAAATACGGTATTGTATCTATGGATAATTTACTAAAGGACTTGGCAACCTGGAATACGTTCTACCTAGCAGGCAGATTACAGAAACCGGTTAAAGTGTTAAAGAACGATTTAACTGTACAATACTGGAACAATTTAAATCTAAAAGCAGCGGCTACCTTGGCAAAGCACCGTCTTCAAGAGAAATCTCCTGGTAAATTTAGCGAGCATGACTTTTACAAGGAAATAACTTCATTAAGCTACATGGGTGATATCAGGTACCTTCTGGGCGGAGAGAATCCAAACAAAATCGCGAATATTGTGGAAAACAATTTCCATAATTTCAGAGACTATTACAAACCAATCTACAATGACGTTG
This genomic window contains:
- a CDS encoding amino acid permease (Syntenic homolog of Ashbya gossypii AFR667C; Syntenic homolog of Saccharomyces cerevisiae YNL268W (LYP1)); protein product: MASTKDTVVLEALPRSRHFGKGKKNDSDDIELQSVTSKDDENTEEGVFHETEVKRALKARHISMIALGGTIGTGLFIVIGLPLRIAGPVGSLLAYIFMGTVVYSITQSLGEMATFIPVTSSVTVFSKRFLSPALGVANGYMYWFNWAITYAVELSVVGQIIQYWTKAVPLSGWILIFWSLTTLVNFFPVRYYGEIEFWVASVKVLAIVGYLFYAFIMVCGGGNEGPIGFRYWRNPGPWGTGMISGNLPEARFLGWVSALIKAAFTYQGTELVGISAGESKNPRKTVPRAINKVFFRILFFYILSLFFIGLLVPYDHPSLPDLDDGDTDVNSSPFVISIGNAGTKILPDIFNAVIVLTVVSAANSNVYVGSRVFYSLALAGNAPKFMASVTRHGVPYYGVLLTSLMGLMSFLVVNNNAKVAFNWLVNISTLAGLCAWFFISLSHIRFMQCLKQRGISRDDLPFKAKFMPFAAYYALFFVTFIIFIQGYTAFSPSFDVTSFFTSYISLMLLAVVFSISQIYYKCRFLWKLEDIDIDSDRREIDAVVWEESEPKNIWDKFWLAVA
- the TAM41 gene encoding putative phosphatidate cytidylyltransferase (Syntenic homolog of Ashbya gossypii AFR665C; Syntenic homolog of Saccharomyces cerevisiae YGR046W (TAM41)) encodes the protein MLRTNLIKLESRLACIQTLHRRLQSQLSVKVKVRSRDLSSCDNITTLKSDLNGESRIPSEEVIQLAFMQHGLKKTSKLISKFSNYRENFNKFPPNYASNQLLKIDSENEKELHEIMSHFKAPVRYAFGYGSGVFHQANYDLKVDKPQIDLIFGVNHPEHFHSLNMRQNPDHYSSMKYFGSSIVANFQEIGAGIYFNPYVNIRGHEVKYGIVSMDNLLKDLATWNTFYLAGRLQKPVKVLKNDLTVQYWNNLNLKAAATLAKHRLQEKSPGKFSEHDFYKEITSLSYMGDIRYLLGGENPNKIANIVENNFHNFRDYYKPIYNDVVLNNYSYLPEGYTVENAVSRLESRIAKFSAIQTVKGIFSAGIAKSIKYAWAKKLKAMRSK
- the PIK1 gene encoding 1-phosphatidylinositol 4-kinase (Syntenic homolog of Ashbya gossypii AFR666C; Syntenic homolog of Saccharomyces cerevisiae YNL267W (PIK1)) → MVEQDKEDPPEGNLEDQEEILPPGSNELLLKFMNSAHFTIYHHIEYLARYAYNIGIHHYICQKLLTFPHTELQFYIPQLVQVLLTVETESMALEELLLKLSGENPHFALLTYWQLHALLSDLATDPESYGFQVARRVINKLQLVLCSTTSITQESKINENLHPAIILSSVVLGSTVCPALPSYMKHIIESQGRRQRSHVFKLAKNVVRNMARNLSLQNTIGQRTSVNGKKTSASPIDIVDTSKTKEDAMFKKRKEKLVPALDFDIVDNIGDRLFKDKLSNSIVMPKRRQKITDKSYVHKLYKSSASHRRSVSADEYTNSMPNLHINHMSSPSLSTSEKRKSFDGHTNDASSHAEVTCKPKDHNRKSSNNNPNMYKLKPSNMSTTQKIKILKAHYFRCEMQFVIALETISRKLLQVPREARLTSLRAELSIMNRDLPAEVDIPIILPPNKKGKLHRIVNIAANEAQVLNSAEKVPFLLYIEYLRDDMDFDPCSPASDSLLRERADDGGFIFDLSYMTNNNENQELVGASNDAGSIVSTPETPTTRKEMDLGDMSMVKVTEQSETDEYKREALIRKATSIPAMQSESNMRSAELDFVSKFDIITGQLSNTNINEPNSVPEDLATQMRISAMMLAQLDKSPQQFSDTANQIRSKIIASMQEVQDRFGYYDLDGVHDMAGERRLENDLKTGGLITTDRKHTTYLGEDWTTKKEKIKKSSQYGQLENWDLCSVIAKSGDDLRQEAFACQLIQAMATIWNKEKTDVWVKRMKILITSANTGLVETITNALSIHSIKKSLTKQMIEEGELSEKGSIATLTDHFVRSFGDKNSFKYKRAQDNFASSLAAYSIICYILQIKDRHNGNIMVDSEGHVVHIDFGFMLSNSPGSVGFEAAPFKLTQEYVDLLGGLDADPYKKFVRLLKDAFKALRKHADMIVSMCEVMQKDNTQPCFNTGDQTSVQLRQRFHTELTEEECDDFVENFLVAKSLGSIYTRLYDQFQLMSQGIYT